In one Sphingobacterium daejeonense genomic region, the following are encoded:
- a CDS encoding aminotransferase class V-fold PLP-dependent enzyme, whose product MPANRKMQGVPGVSIIIIRNDILDKVNRNIPNISNYAIPADNKPLYITSQVFAIYATSLNLKWLKSQGGVPAIEKRNIEKSGLLYKEIDRNSLFTGRVSNISQRSRMNVTFLPNNPEHEQEFLDFAAERKVVGIKQYADYGGFRLHYTMHYLLGAQKL is encoded by the coding sequence ATGCCAGCGAACAGAAAAATGCAGGGGGTGCCAGGTGTGTCGATAATTATTATAAGAAATGACATATTGGATAAAGTAAACCGAAACATACCCAATATATCAAACTATGCGATACCTGCAGATAATAAGCCGCTTTACATTACGTCTCAGGTATTCGCTATTTATGCAACCTCGCTCAATCTCAAATGGCTGAAAAGTCAAGGGGGCGTCCCGGCTATCGAAAAAAGAAACATTGAAAAAAGCGGATTGCTTTATAAGGAAATTGACAGGAACAGCCTTTTTACAGGCAGAGTTAGCAACATTTCACAACGAAGCAGAATGAACGTTACCTTTTTACCTAACAATCCCGAACACGAACAGGAGTTTTTGGATTTCGCGGCAGAACGCAAGGTTGTGGGCATCAAACAATATGCAGATTACGGTGGGTTTAGGCTTCATTATACAATGCACTACCTATTGGGAGCGCAAAAACTTTAA
- a CDS encoding DMT family transporter, translated as MSEISMSKIKENMAQGWLNGFIGVVLFSGSLPATRVAVLEFNPVFLTVARASIAGILALIALFVFKEKYPDRKQIFPLAIVALGGVVGFPLLSALALKYVTSAHSIVFIGILPVATALFGIIRGGERPRPIFWVFSIIGSLLVVGYAVAQGLTASPVGDMLMLGAVILCGLGYAEGAKLTKTLGGWQVISWALVLSLPVMFPLTFIYMPVSFEGISTGAWVSLAYVSLFSMFIAFIFWYKGMAQGGTATIGQLQLLQPFFGLGLASFLLHEKVSIGMLAVTVGVILCVAGTKKFAR; from the coding sequence ATGTCAGAAATAAGTATGAGTAAAATAAAAGAAAACATGGCACAAGGTTGGTTAAACGGCTTTATTGGCGTGGTGTTATTTAGCGGTTCATTACCTGCGACGAGAGTAGCGGTTTTAGAATTTAATCCTGTATTCCTTACGGTTGCAAGGGCTTCCATTGCGGGAATACTTGCCCTTATCGCCTTGTTTGTCTTTAAGGAAAAATACCCAGACCGAAAACAGATTTTTCCGTTGGCTATTGTAGCTCTTGGTGGAGTAGTAGGTTTTCCTTTGTTAAGCGCATTAGCGTTGAAATACGTTACTTCGGCACATTCCATTGTTTTTATCGGCATATTGCCTGTTGCAACGGCTTTATTCGGTATCATTCGTGGTGGCGAACGTCCACGACCTATATTTTGGGTATTCTCAATTATCGGCAGTCTTTTAGTGGTAGGTTATGCGGTGGCACAAGGTCTGACAGCTTCGCCTGTTGGCGATATGCTGATGCTCGGGGCAGTCATTCTATGTGGCTTGGGCTATGCGGAGGGGGCAAAGCTCACAAAAACATTGGGCGGTTGGCAGGTTATCTCATGGGCATTGGTGCTTTCATTGCCTGTAATGTTTCCACTTACGTTTATTTATATGCCAGTATCGTTTGAGGGCATTAGTACAGGGGCTTGGGTTAGCTTGGCTTATGTGTCCCTGTTCAGTATGTTCATTGCTTTTATTTTTTGGTACAAAGGTATGGCACAGGGTGGAACGGCTACCATAGGACAATTACAGTTATTACAGCCGTTTTTCGGCTTGGGATTAGCTTCTTTCCTACTTCACGAAAAAGTAAGTATCGGAATGTTAGCCGTTACCGTCGGGGTAATTCTATGTGTGGCAGGAACAAAAAAGTTTGCAAGATGA
- a CDS encoding aminotransferase class V-fold PLP-dependent enzyme, with protein sequence MRIHNFSAGPAVLPDFVYNKTADAIRDYNNTGLSLLETSHRSVVFADILTEAEALLRELKSIPQEYTVLFLADGASQHFVQIPLNLLNNVTEASFLDSGVWASKAINEARLDGKVNVVASGKDDEYRSIPTDFYIPEDNTHFHYTSNNTIYGTNAIGCAKNICTRYMRYVIGNFEFGN encoded by the coding sequence ATGAGAATTCATAATTTCAGTGCCGGACCTGCCGTATTGCCCGATTTCGTGTACAATAAGACTGCTGATGCAATCAGGGATTATAACAACACCGGACTTTCCTTGTTGGAAACATCACACAGGTCTGTTGTCTTTGCTGACATTCTTACCGAAGCCGAAGCACTTCTGCGTGAGCTGAAGAGTATTCCCCAAGAGTATACAGTACTATTTCTTGCAGATGGAGCAAGTCAGCATTTTGTGCAAATCCCACTCAACCTATTAAATAATGTTACCGAAGCTTCTTTTCTTGATAGTGGCGTTTGGGCATCCAAAGCCATTAATGAGGCGAGACTTGACGGAAAGGTCAATGTTGTTGCATCGGGGAAAGATGACGAATACCGTTCAATTCCCACAGATTTCTATATTCCCGAAGATAATACCCATTTCCACTACACGTCTAACAACACAATCTATGGAACAAACGCTATTGGTTGTGCCAAAAACATCTGTACCCGTTATATGCGATATGTCATCGGAAATTTTGAGTTCGGAAATTGA
- a CDS encoding DUF3050 domain-containing protein has translation MKQFEILEAYIKEEKDYLNNHPLYRKITTIDHLRLFTQGHVYAVWDFMSLLKALQIELTCVSIPWFASDFANTRYLINEIVLAEESDQYIDGNRMSHFEMYLDAMESMSAKTEDIREFLIDIQRTQNIYQSIENLNTDNRIREFLKYTFNIIETKESHKIAAAFTFGREGLIPDMFTSILKEIKINFPDSELDKFIYYFQRHIDLDGDEHGPLALKMIEELAQGDDQKWLDMQSVSKLALQKRIDLWDAIL, from the coding sequence ATGAAACAATTTGAAATTTTAGAAGCTTATATAAAAGAAGAAAAAGATTATTTAAATAATCATCCTCTATACCGTAAAATCACCACTATAGATCATTTAAGACTTTTTACCCAAGGACATGTTTATGCTGTTTGGGATTTTATGTCGTTACTGAAAGCATTGCAAATTGAACTTACATGTGTCTCCATTCCATGGTTTGCATCTGATTTTGCTAATACAAGATATTTGATTAATGAAATAGTATTAGCTGAGGAATCTGATCAATATATTGATGGGAATAGGATGAGTCATTTTGAGATGTACTTAGATGCTATGGAATCGATGAGTGCTAAAACTGAAGATATAAGAGAATTTTTAATTGATATCCAAAGGACACAAAATATATATCAAAGTATCGAAAACTTAAATACTGATAACAGAATAAGAGAATTTTTAAAATACACATTTAATATTATTGAAACTAAAGAGTCACACAAAATTGCAGCAGCATTTACATTTGGTAGAGAAGGTTTGATTCCAGATATGTTCACATCAATATTAAAGGAAATAAAAATAAATTTCCCCGATTCGGAGTTAGATAAATTCATTTATTATTTTCAAAGACATATCGATCTTGATGGAGATGAACACGGCCCCTTAGCTTTAAAAATGATAGAAGAATTAGCTCAAGGTGATGATCAGAAATGGTTAGATATGCAATCTGTTTCTAAACTAGCCCTTCAAAAAAGAATTGACTTGTGGGATGCAATTTTATGA
- a CDS encoding aminotransferase-like domain-containing protein, whose translation MKKEFLYNEIAGNIANKIRTGVLKAGERLPSVRKLSKEHGISINTAKRVFLELEAQSLVQSKPQSGYFTSPLNYLKLPLPEISQPVPIANIREPDELMNGVYSTMGRRDLTLFSIGVPSGNLLPLAKLKKEIVLATRELKEGGTEYEPLQGNVKLRRMVAVRSLAWEGNLKDDDVVTTNGCMNALALCLMALTKRGDTIALESPCYPGILQLAVSLGLKVLEVATHPVTGIDIDALTKMLPKIDVCLLVPNFNTPLGYCMPDESKKEIVALLSKYNIPLIEDDTYGDIHFGNERPKCCKSFDRDGNVLWCGSVSKTLAPGYRVGWVAPGKYKEQILKLKLIHSLSSTSVINEAVGNFIMTGRYENHLRHLRRTLQENYQKCADAIAEYFPEGTKISRPQGGLALWVEFPKDIDTGELYNYALKKQISISPGRIFTLQNQFHNCMRLCIGLPWTDDLKLKLKQLGSLAKMIRN comes from the coding sequence ATGAAAAAGGAGTTTTTATATAATGAGATAGCAGGTAATATTGCCAACAAAATTAGAACAGGTGTGTTGAAAGCAGGCGAACGCCTACCATCTGTAAGGAAGTTGAGCAAGGAACATGGAATTAGCATTAATACGGCGAAAAGGGTTTTTCTTGAACTGGAAGCCCAATCACTTGTACAGTCAAAACCGCAATCGGGTTATTTTACCAGTCCATTGAATTATTTAAAGCTACCGTTACCCGAAATAAGTCAACCTGTACCTATTGCCAATATCCGGGAACCGGACGAATTAATGAACGGAGTTTATTCAACAATGGGGCGCAGGGATTTAACCCTATTTTCTATCGGTGTACCATCCGGCAATCTTCTACCATTGGCAAAGCTAAAAAAAGAAATCGTACTTGCCACGAGGGAACTGAAAGAGGGTGGAACAGAATACGAGCCACTACAGGGCAATGTGAAACTCCGTAGGATGGTGGCAGTTCGCTCGTTGGCTTGGGAAGGAAATTTAAAGGATGATGATGTAGTTACTACAAACGGTTGTATGAATGCCTTAGCGTTATGTCTAATGGCTTTGACCAAACGGGGTGACACCATTGCCCTCGAAAGTCCATGCTATCCCGGTATCCTCCAACTTGCTGTTAGTTTAGGATTGAAAGTTTTGGAAGTAGCTACACATCCTGTAACGGGAATAGACATTGATGCATTAACAAAAATGTTACCTAAGATAGATGTATGCCTTTTAGTACCTAATTTCAATACGCCTTTGGGATATTGTATGCCCGATGAAAGTAAAAAAGAAATTGTAGCCCTGCTGTCAAAGTATAATATTCCGCTTATTGAGGATGATACTTACGGGGATATTCATTTTGGTAATGAACGTCCGAAATGCTGTAAGTCTTTTGACAGGGATGGTAATGTCCTGTGGTGCGGTTCGGTTTCCAAAACACTTGCCCCCGGGTACCGTGTAGGTTGGGTTGCTCCGGGCAAGTATAAGGAGCAGATACTTAAACTGAAACTTATACATTCTCTATCTTCGACCTCTGTCATTAATGAAGCGGTAGGAAACTTTATAATGACCGGAAGATATGAGAACCATCTTCGTCACTTACGCAGGACATTACAGGAAAATTATCAGAAATGTGCAGATGCCATAGCAGAGTATTTCCCCGAGGGAACCAAGATAAGCCGACCACAGGGCGGACTTGCCTTGTGGGTGGAATTTCCAAAAGATATAGATACGGGAGAATTATATAACTATGCACTTAAAAAACAAATAAGTATATCACCCGGAAGGATTTTTACACTACAAAACCAGTTTCATAATTGTATGCGTCTCTGCATTGGTTTGCCCTGGACAGATGACCTAAAGTTAAAATTGAAACAGCTTGGTAGCCTTGCAAAAATGATAAGGAATTAG
- a CDS encoding FMN-binding negative transcriptional regulator yields MFIPSTFRLENSSEKIAFMKQYSFATIITVNDNVPIVMQLPFVVDNSSGKLILSSNFCHSQ; encoded by the coding sequence ATGTTCATACCCAGTACATTTAGGCTTGAGAACAGTTCCGAAAAAATTGCTTTTATGAAGCAATACAGCTTTGCTACAATCATTACGGTCAATGACAATGTTCCCATTGTTATGCAACTGCCATTTGTTGTAGATAATAGTTCGGGTAAACTGATATTGAGTTCTAATTTTTGCCACAGCCAATGA